In Anaerolineales bacterium, the following proteins share a genomic window:
- a CDS encoding AbrB/MazE/SpoVT family DNA-binding domain-containing protein, which translates to MTSVKVSPKFQIVIPKAIRKSLGIKPGQTVRVIQYGDRIELIPQIGIAEARGLYKGIDTDVDREPDRE; encoded by the coding sequence ATGACAAGCGTAAAAGTATCCCCGAAGTTTCAGATCGTCATTCCCAAGGCCATTCGCAAATCACTGGGCATCAAGCCCGGGCAGACGGTGCGTGTGATTCAATATGGCGATCGTATTGAACTGATCCCTCAAATCGGTATCGCTGAAGCGCGCGGGCTATACAAGGGGATTGATACAGACGTAGACCGTGAGCCAGACCGCGAATGA
- a CDS encoding type II toxin-antitoxin system VapC family toxin, giving the protein MNLIDSSGWLEYFADGPNAAFFAAPIKKTSQLIVPSVCLYEVFKRIHHQRGEGAALQAVSIMHEGLIIELDAELALLAAKFSLELKLPMADSIIYASGYANNAVIWTQDADFAGLAGVKYKAKALR; this is encoded by the coding sequence ATGAACCTCATCGATTCATCAGGGTGGCTAGAGTATTTTGCCGATGGCCCCAACGCGGCTTTCTTCGCCGCACCTATCAAGAAAACTAGCCAGTTGATCGTGCCGAGCGTGTGCCTTTACGAGGTCTTTAAACGCATTCATCATCAACGCGGAGAAGGGGCAGCGCTACAGGCTGTCTCCATCATGCACGAGGGACTGATCATTGAGCTGGACGCAGAGCTTGCGTTACTGGCAGCCAAGTTCTCGCTGGAACTCAAGCTACCGATGGCAGATAGCATCATCTACGCCAGCGGCTACGCTAACAACGCCGTGATATGGACCCAGGATGCAGATTTTGCAGGCTTGGCTGGCGTCAAGTACAAAGCCAAGGCCCTGCGCTAG
- the rsmG gene encoding 16S rRNA (guanine(527)-N(7))-methyltransferase RsmG → MPSFTDSAQALLGEPLSAEQAAAFDTYAAELLEWNQRINLTAVREREAVYTRHFLDSLSCWLAMRQQPGSRIIDVGTGAGLPGLPLKIWQPGLQLSLLESVGKKASFLEHIVQVLGLRDVQVLTARAEDAGRDPAQREQYDWALARAVAPLPVLAEYLLPFVRMGGYMLAQKARGVAEEAKAAANAFGQLGGKLHELVQVRVPGLEDEERWLVVVRKVKATPERFPRQAGTPSKKPL, encoded by the coding sequence ATGCCATCCTTCACTGATTCTGCACAAGCCCTGCTGGGCGAACCACTGAGCGCCGAGCAAGCCGCCGCCTTTGACACCTATGCCGCTGAGTTGCTGGAGTGGAACCAGCGCATCAACCTGACTGCCGTGCGCGAGCGCGAAGCCGTATACACGCGCCACTTCCTCGATTCGCTGAGCTGCTGGCTGGCCATGCGCCAGCAGCCGGGCAGCCGCATCATTGATGTGGGTACCGGCGCCGGGCTGCCGGGGCTGCCGTTAAAAATTTGGCAGCCGGGGCTGCAGCTCAGCCTGCTGGAGTCGGTGGGCAAGAAGGCGAGCTTTCTTGAGCATATCGTGCAAGTTCTGGGCCTGCGCGATGTGCAGGTGCTCACCGCCCGCGCCGAGGACGCCGGGCGTGACCCGGCGCAGCGCGAGCAGTACGACTGGGCGCTGGCACGCGCCGTGGCGCCGCTGCCGGTGCTGGCGGAGTACCTGCTGCCCTTCGTACGCATGGGCGGCTACATGCTGGCGCAGAAGGCGCGCGGCGTGGCTGAGGAGGCCAAGGCGGCGGCCAACGCCTTCGGACAACTGGGCGGCAAGCTACACGAGCTGGTGCAGGTGCGCGTACCCGGCCTGGAGGATGAGGAGCGCTGGCTGGTGGTGGTGCGCAAGGTGAAAGCTACGCCGGAACGCTTCCCGCGCCAAGCGGGCACGCCGAGCAAGAAGCCGCTGTGA
- a CDS encoding LysM peptidoglycan-binding domain-containing protein: protein MKKALFSFTLLLALATAPIAAHAAPANLPSQADLPSQAYISGFVGRAQQYSLSCESRSAVDVAAFWGYAITETEFFTNLPSSDDPNLGFVGNVNDAWGYIPPNSYGVHAEPIARLLRSYGLNANAAEGLSWGDLQNEIAAGRPVIVWVIGSVWAGTPRTYTTQAGLSVRVAHNQHTMTLIGYDENSVQLVDALTGYTITHSIQNFLASWGVLNNMAVFTDGPRYLAEPSEPQSEPAEEAGAPGYSVQSGDTLQRVAARLGLAWEDLAAWNNIAYPYALFPGQTLRVEAPPQANPVVPSAGTYTVQRGDHLMKIARELALDWQALAAINEMESPYLLLPGQVLQLPAADGQASPQVSSPPPVAIEVPEYYTAGRTESLFALAHYYGLDWLQVAVRNNLNFPYTLTPGQTVYFQ, encoded by the coding sequence ATGAAGAAAGCGCTCTTTTCCTTCACCCTGCTGCTTGCTTTGGCAACAGCACCTATCGCCGCCCACGCCGCGCCGGCCAACCTGCCATCCCAGGCCGATCTGCCCTCGCAGGCGTACATTAGCGGCTTCGTCGGCCGCGCCCAGCAGTATTCGCTGTCGTGCGAATCGCGCTCGGCCGTGGATGTGGCCGCTTTCTGGGGCTATGCCATCACCGAAACCGAATTCTTTACCAACCTGCCCAGTTCAGACGACCCCAACCTGGGTTTCGTTGGCAACGTCAACGACGCCTGGGGTTATATTCCGCCCAACTCCTACGGCGTGCATGCCGAGCCGATCGCGCGCCTGCTGCGCAGCTATGGGCTCAACGCCAACGCCGCCGAAGGGTTGAGCTGGGGCGATCTGCAAAACGAAATCGCCGCCGGGCGCCCGGTGATCGTGTGGGTCATCGGCAGCGTGTGGGCCGGCACGCCACGCACGTACACCACCCAGGCCGGGCTGAGTGTCCGCGTGGCGCACAACCAGCACACCATGACGCTGATCGGCTACGACGAAAACTCGGTGCAACTCGTCGATGCGCTGACCGGCTACACCATCACCCACTCGATACAAAACTTCCTGGCTTCATGGGGCGTGCTGAACAACATGGCCGTATTCACCGACGGGCCGCGCTACCTAGCCGAGCCCAGCGAACCGCAAAGCGAGCCTGCCGAAGAAGCCGGCGCGCCCGGCTATAGCGTGCAAAGCGGCGACACGCTGCAGCGCGTGGCCGCCCGCCTGGGCTTAGCCTGGGAGGATCTGGCCGCCTGGAACAATATCGCCTATCCCTATGCGCTCTTCCCTGGCCAGACCCTGCGCGTGGAGGCTCCGCCGCAGGCCAATCCCGTAGTGCCCAGCGCCGGCACCTATACGGTGCAACGCGGCGATCATTTGATGAAGATCGCTCGTGAGCTGGCGCTGGATTGGCAGGCGCTCGCCGCCATCAACGAGATGGAATCGCCCTACCTGCTCTTGCCCGGCCAAGTGCTGCAACTGCCCGCAGCCGACGGCCAGGCCAGCCCGCAGGTAAGCAGCCCGCCGCCCGTGGCGATCGAGGTGCCTGAGTACTACACCGCCGGGCGCACGGAGAGCTTGTTTGCGTTGGCCCACTACTATGGGCTGGATTGGCTACAGGTCGCCGTGCGCAACAATCTCAACTTCCCCTATACGCTGACGCCCGGGCAAACGGTATATTTTCAGTAA
- the infA gene encoding translation initiation factor IF-1: protein MAKEKDMVKVEGTVIEALPGTQFQVELDNGHRVLAYLSGKMRRFYIRILLGDRVTLEMSPYDMQRGRIVYRYNKAPNQNPMP, encoded by the coding sequence ATGGCAAAAGAAAAAGACATGGTCAAAGTTGAGGGCACGGTGATCGAAGCGCTGCCGGGCACTCAGTTCCAGGTTGAGCTGGATAACGGCCACCGCGTGCTTGCCTATCTTTCGGGCAAAATGCGCCGCTTCTATATTCGTATCCTCCTGGGTGACCGCGTCACCTTGGAGATGTCGCCGTATGATATGCAGCGCGGCCGCATCGTCTACCGCTACAACAAGGCGCCCAACCAAAACCCAATGCCCTAA